One Oscillospiraceae bacterium genomic region harbors:
- a CDS encoding HAMP domain-containing histidine kinase — protein sequence MEIIVFLSIVIAVLAVLTSIVLVRRVKKQIAEMTDVLVDVKNGNGNRRILSATNELTAPLAYEINEIVVSYESRLSTVRQTEETNRQLMTSLSHDVRTPLTTLIGYLDAAHKGLVTGKDRDDYIETARRKAHDLKEYIDVLFDWFKLNSNEFALEIQSVEAAELTRNILIDWIPIFEDKQVDYDIDIPEQPVRVRLDMDSYMRIVNNLIQNVIAHSHADKIKIVLSKKENNMELLLADNGVGIEKDDLKHIFERLYKCDKGRSEKGSGLGLSIVHQLVEKMGGSITVESFPGEGTEFMLLFPLEI from the coding sequence ATGGAAATCATCGTTTTCTTGTCCATTGTGATTGCTGTTTTGGCTGTGCTGACTTCCATCGTTCTCGTTCGGCGCGTAAAAAAACAAATAGCAGAAATGACCGATGTGCTGGTTGATGTGAAAAACGGAAATGGCAACCGGCGTATTCTGTCTGCAACAAATGAACTGACAGCACCTCTTGCCTATGAAATCAATGAGATCGTTGTGTCCTATGAAAGCAGACTTTCAACTGTACGGCAGACAGAGGAAACCAACCGCCAGCTTATGACGAGCCTTTCCCATGATGTGCGAACGCCCCTTACCACTTTGATTGGGTATCTTGACGCTGCACACAAAGGACTGGTCACAGGAAAAGACCGGGATGATTATATTGAAACCGCCCGACGGAAAGCCCATGATCTGAAAGAATATATTGATGTGCTCTTTGACTGGTTCAAGTTAAATTCTAACGAGTTTGCTTTGGAAATCCAGAGCGTTGAGGCCGCAGAGCTGACAAGAAATATCCTGATTGACTGGATACCGATTTTTGAGGATAAACAGGTTGATTATGACATTGATATTCCCGAACAGCCTGTCCGGGTAAGATTGGATATGGACAGCTATATGAGGATCGTCAACAATCTCATTCAAAATGTAATCGCTCACAGCCATGCAGACAAAATCAAAATTGTCCTGTCAAAGAAGGAAAATAACATGGAGCTGCTGCTGGCGGATAATGGAGTAGGAATTGAGAAAGACGATTTGAAACACATATTTGAACGGCTTTATAAGTGTGATAAAGGACGATCCGAAAAAGGAAGCGGACTTGGTCTTTCTATTGTCCATCAGCTTGTAGAAAAGATGGGTGGAAGCATAACAGTTGAAAGCTTTCCGGGAGAAGGAACTGAATTTATGTTGCTTTTTCCTTTGGAGATTTAA